The following are encoded in a window of Vigna unguiculata cultivar IT97K-499-35 chromosome 8, ASM411807v1, whole genome shotgun sequence genomic DNA:
- the LOC114194386 gene encoding probable inactive receptor kinase At1g48480, producing the protein MKSAQVKEAILFTLLTCVFAIADSDLASDRAGLVSLRSALGGRTLLWNTTQTNPCRWTGVTCTNDRVTMLRLPAMGLSGSLPSGLGNLTELQTLSLRFNALTGPIPADFVNLKALRNLYLQGNFFSGELPDAVFALQNLVRLNLGNNNFSGEISPKFNGLTRLSTLYLERNNFTGSIPDLSVPPLDQFNVSYNSLTGPIPNRFSSRDQTAFLGNSLCGKPLQSCPGSEEGKSKLSGGAIAGIVIGSVVGLLLILLLLFFLCRKRSGKNDESVSTGKRDVEGEVSREKSVESGNSGSAVAGSVEKSEVQSSGGGDKSLVFFGNVNRVFSLDELLRASAEVLGKGTFGTTYKATLEMGVSVAVKRLKDVTAAEREFREKIEQVGKMVHHNLVPLRGYYFSRDEKLVVYDYMPMGSLSALLHANGGVGRTPLNWETRSSIALGAARGIAHIHSHGPTSSHGNIKASNILLTKSFEARVSDFGLAYLALPTSTPNRVSGYRAPEITDARKVSQKADVYSFGIMLLELLTGKAPAHSSLNDEGVDLPRWVQSVVEGEWNTDVFDMELLRYQSVEDEMVKLLQLALECTAQYPDKRPSMDVVATKIEEICHSSLEKEEGKNHDFKDPDHGFSQQYYSVDSGVSQA; encoded by the exons ATGAAGTCTGCGCAGGTCAAAGAAGCGATTCTCTTTACTCTCCTAACGTGCGTCTTCGCCATTGCAGATTCGGATCTAGCTTCGGACAGAGCGGGGCTAGTGTCACTCCGAAGCGCGTTGGGGGGACGCACGCTGCTATGGAACACCACCCAAACAAACCCTTGCAGGTGGACCGGCGTCACCTGCACTAACGATAGAGTAACCATGCTCCGCCTCCCAGCGATGGGTCTCTCCGGTTCGCTCCCCTCCGGTTTGGGAAACCTCACCGAACTGCAGACGCTCTCCCTCCGGTTTAACGCTCTAACCGGACCAATCCCCGCGGATTTCGTCAACCTCAAAGCGCTGCGGAACCTCTATCTCCAGGGAAACTTCTTCTCCGGCGAACTTCCCGATGCGGTGTTCGCGTTGCAGAACCTCGTGAGGTTGAATTTAGGTAACAACAATTTCAGCGGCGAAATTTCGCCCAAGTTCAATGGTCTCACTCGTTTGTCCACTCTCTATCTCGAACGCAACAATTTCACTGGTTCAATCCCTGACCTTAGTGTTCCGCCTCTGGATCAGTTCAATGTCTCGTATAATTCCCTTACCGGTCCCATTCCGAACCGGTTTTCGAGTCGGGACCAAACCGCTTTTCTCGGTAACTCACTCTGCGGGAAGCCCCTGCAAAGTTGCCCCGGAAGCGAGGAGGGAAAGAGTAAATTATCCGGTGGTGCCATTGCGGGTATTGTGATAGGTTCCGTGGTTGGTTTGCTGTTGATTCTGCTGCTTTTGTTCTTTTTGTGTAGAAAAAGGAGTGGGAAAAACGATGAAAGTGTGTCAACAGGGAAGCGTGATGTGGAAGGTGAAGTGTCTCGTGAAAAGAGTGTGGAGAGTGGGAATTCAGGTTCGGCGGTGGCAGGTTCGGTGGAGAAAAGCGAGGTTCAAAGCAGTGGTGGTGGAGATAAGAGTTTGGTGTTTTTTGGGAATGTGAATAGAGTGTTTAGTTTGGATGAGTTGTTGAGGGCTTCTGCGGAAGTGTTGGGGAAAGGAACGTTTGGAACGACCTACAAGGCGACGTTGGAAATGGGGGTGAGTGTGGCGGTGAAGAGGTTGAAGGATGTCACAGCCGCAGAGAGGGAATTCAGGGAGAAGATTGAGCAAGTGGGGAAGATGGTTCATCACAACTTGGTCCCACTAAGGGGTTATTACTTTAGCAGGGATGAGAAGCTTGTTGTCTATGATTACATGCCCATGGGAAGCTTATCTGCACTATTGCATG CAAACGGTGGAGTGGGGAGGACTCCACTGAATTGGGAAACAAGGTCTAGCATTGCTCTTGGTGCTGCTCGTGGGATTGCACACATTCATTCTCATGGTCCAACATCCTCTCATGGGAACATCAAGGCATCGAATATTCTTCTGACGAAATCTTTTGAAGCTCGTGTCTCTGATTTTGGGCTTGCTTACCTTGCTCTTCCAACCTCAACGCCAAACCGTGTTTCTGGTTACAGAGCACCAGAGATCACTGATGCGCGCAAAGTATCCCAAAAAGCTGATGTGTATAGCTTCGGCATCATGCTTCTGGAGCTGCTTACAGGGAAGGCTCCGGCTCATTCTTCACTGAATGACGAAGGGGTGGACCTCCCAAGATGGGTTCAATCTGTGGTTGAAGGTGAGTGGAACACTGATGTGTTTGACATGGAGCTTCTGCGGTACCAGAGTGTTGAGGACGAAATGGTGAAGCTCTTGCAGCTTGCCCTTGAATGCACTGCACAATATCCTGATAAGAGACCTTCAATGGACGTGGTGGCAACCAAGATTGAAGAAATTTGCCATTCTAGTTTAGAGAAAGAGGAAGGGAAGAATCATGATTTTAAAGATCCTGATCATGGATTTTCGCAACAGTACTACTCTGTTGACTCGGGTGTGTCACAAGCTTGA